Proteins from one Streptomyces sp. NBC_00289 genomic window:
- a CDS encoding ATP-binding protein, giving the protein MIRQLIVSYVLLVAVALAAFTVPVAFTLTAQLRGDTEQSVRREATTMALLLGHGDPASRAALDRMTEAYAAETPGRADVLPASGATVSTHWGGESLQVTAPARRDGRVVGAVRITYPTKELTKRLWRIWGFRAFLAFGVLAVAAGIGAVVARRLTRPLRQLNDMASRFSDGDLTARSPVTGPHETQTLARTLNQAGERLDTLIASQRIFVADASHQLRTPLTALRLSLDNIADGVDDDVVREDVEQATAEVVRMSRLVNGLLVLARAEAKVTAAEPLPLADIVRERLSVWRPAADERGVTIALGGSDADGRPLVLASPGHLDQVLDNVLSNALEVSPDGGTITVRIETRGDEVVLSLLDEGPGMSDAEKSRAFDRFWRGQGLTGRSGSGLGLAVVRQLLSDDGGSVALRDAPGGRTGLCVEIRLRAAAQRAGG; this is encoded by the coding sequence ATGATCCGGCAGCTGATCGTCAGTTACGTCCTGCTGGTCGCCGTCGCGCTGGCCGCCTTCACCGTGCCGGTGGCGTTCACGCTCACCGCCCAACTGCGCGGGGACACCGAGCAGTCGGTGCGGCGCGAGGCCACCACGATGGCGCTGCTGCTGGGCCACGGCGACCCGGCCTCGCGGGCCGCGCTGGACCGGATGACCGAGGCGTACGCGGCCGAGACACCCGGCAGAGCCGACGTCCTGCCCGCCTCCGGGGCCACCGTGTCGACGCACTGGGGTGGCGAGTCCCTCCAGGTCACCGCGCCGGCCAGGCGGGACGGCCGGGTCGTGGGCGCGGTCCGGATCACGTATCCGACGAAGGAGCTGACCAAGCGCCTGTGGCGGATCTGGGGCTTCCGGGCGTTCCTCGCGTTCGGTGTCCTGGCCGTGGCCGCCGGCATCGGCGCGGTGGTCGCCCGCCGGCTCACCCGGCCGCTGCGCCAACTCAACGACATGGCGAGCAGGTTCAGCGACGGAGACCTGACCGCGCGCTCACCGGTGACGGGCCCGCACGAGACGCAGACCCTGGCGCGCACCCTCAACCAGGCGGGCGAACGCCTCGACACCCTGATCGCCTCCCAGCGCATCTTCGTCGCGGACGCCTCCCACCAACTCCGCACCCCGCTCACGGCGTTGCGGCTCTCACTGGACAACATCGCGGACGGGGTCGACGACGACGTCGTACGGGAGGACGTGGAGCAGGCGACCGCCGAGGTGGTCCGGATGAGCCGGCTGGTCAACGGGCTGCTGGTGCTGGCGCGGGCCGAGGCGAAGGTGACCGCCGCGGAGCCGCTGCCCCTCGCGGACATCGTGCGGGAACGTCTGTCGGTGTGGAGGCCGGCCGCCGACGAGCGCGGTGTCACCATCGCGCTCGGGGGGAGTGACGCCGACGGCCGGCCGCTCGTGCTGGCCAGTCCCGGTCATCTGGACCAGGTCCTGGACAACGTGCTCTCCAACGCCCTGGAGGTGTCGCCGGACGGCGGCACCATCACGGTCCGGATCGAGACCAGGGGCGACGAGGTGGTGCTGTCCCTGCTGGACGAGGGGCCCGGCATGTCCGACGCCGAGAAGTCCCGCGCCTTCGACCGCTTCTGGCGCGGCCAGGGCCTGACCGGGCGCTCCGGCTCGGGCCTGGGCCTCGCCGTGGTCAGACAACTGCTGTCGGACGACGGCGGATCCGTCGCCCTGCGGGACGCGCCCGGCGGCCGGACCGGGCTGTGCGTGGAGATCCGCCTGCGGGCGGCGGCACAGCGGGCCGGCGGCTGA
- a CDS encoding SgcJ/EcaC family oxidoreductase produces MTRRSITKRAAVVTATALVAVGSLAVGVSSAGSESAPRSVPKTTKARIAGLFDGWNAALRTGDAETVADRYADDAVLLPTVSNRVRTDHGGIVDYFEHFLVNKPAGRKIQTVVNVLDGNSAIDTGVYEFTLTDPDTGAKRLVKARYTYEYEKRGGEWLIVNHHSSAMPEG; encoded by the coding sequence ATGACCCGTCGGTCCATAACCAAGCGCGCAGCCGTCGTCACCGCCACCGCCCTCGTCGCCGTCGGCTCCCTCGCCGTCGGTGTCAGCTCGGCCGGTTCCGAGTCCGCCCCGAGGTCCGTACCGAAGACCACCAAGGCGCGGATCGCCGGCCTGTTCGACGGCTGGAACGCCGCTCTGCGGACGGGTGACGCGGAGACGGTCGCGGACCGGTACGCCGACGACGCGGTCCTGCTGCCCACGGTCTCCAACAGGGTCCGCACCGACCATGGCGGGATCGTCGACTACTTCGAGCACTTCCTGGTGAACAAGCCGGCCGGCAGGAAGATCCAGACGGTCGTCAACGTCCTCGACGGCAACTCCGCGATCGACACGGGCGTCTACGAGTTCACCCTGACCGACCCGGACACGGGCGCGAAGCGTCTCGTCAAGGCCCGCTACACGTACGAGTACGAGAAGCGCGGCGGCGAGTGGCTGATCGTCAACCACCACTCCTCGGCGATGCCCGAGGGCTGA
- a CDS encoding DUF5063 domain-containing protein — protein sequence MSDATLHVTSQNPDDFVVQIADQVESFLVAVSEVAKGDEPDSAVPFLLLEVSQLLLAGGRLGAHEDIVPDERYEPDPGPEADVDEIRENLARLLEPIDVYSEVFDPYEPRKAPVPARISDDLADVMADLRHGMAHYRSGRTVEALWWWQFSYFSNWGSTASATLRALQSVVAHVRLNQPLEELDGLDTDQDIIDDALEAEAGKVMAEEIAGPLGLRTVR from the coding sequence ATGTCTGACGCCACGCTGCACGTGACCAGCCAGAACCCCGACGACTTCGTGGTCCAGATCGCGGACCAGGTCGAGAGCTTCCTGGTGGCCGTCTCGGAGGTCGCGAAGGGCGACGAGCCGGACTCGGCGGTCCCCTTCCTCCTCCTGGAGGTCTCCCAGCTCCTCCTGGCCGGCGGCCGTCTCGGCGCGCACGAGGACATCGTGCCGGACGAGCGGTACGAGCCCGACCCGGGTCCCGAGGCCGACGTGGACGAGATCCGCGAGAACCTGGCCCGCCTGCTGGAGCCCATCGACGTCTACTCCGAGGTCTTCGACCCGTACGAGCCCCGCAAGGCCCCCGTGCCGGCCCGGATCTCCGACGACCTCGCGGACGTCATGGCCGACCTCCGCCACGGCATGGCCCACTACCGTTCGGGCCGTACCGTCGAGGCGCTGTGGTGGTGGCAGTTCTCCTACTTCTCCAACTGGGGCTCGACTGCCTCGGCGACCCTGCGGGCGCTGCAGTCCGTGGTCGCCCACGTCCGCCTGAACCAGCCCCTGGAGGAGCTGGACGGACTGGACACCGACCAGGACATCATCGACGACGCCCTGGAGGCGGAAGCGGGCAAGGTGATGGCGGAGGAGATCGCGGGCCCGCTCGGGCTCCGTACGGTGCGGTAG
- the recR gene encoding recombination mediator RecR — translation MYEGVVQDLIDELGRLPGVGPKSAQRIAFHILQAEPTDVRRLAQTLLEVKAKVRFCATCGNVAQEELCNICRDSRRDPSVICVVEEPKDVVAVERTREFRGRYHVLGGAISPIEGVGPDDLRIRELLARLADGAVTELILATDPNLEGEATATYLARMIKPMGLKVTRLASGLPVGGDLEYADEVTLGRAFEGRRLLDV, via the coding sequence GTGTACGAAGGCGTGGTTCAGGACCTCATCGACGAACTGGGGCGGCTGCCCGGCGTCGGTCCCAAGAGCGCGCAGCGGATCGCCTTCCACATCCTGCAGGCGGAGCCGACGGACGTACGCCGGCTGGCGCAGACCCTGCTCGAGGTGAAGGCGAAGGTCCGCTTCTGCGCGACCTGCGGCAACGTCGCGCAGGAGGAGCTGTGCAACATCTGCCGCGACAGCCGCCGCGACCCCTCGGTGATCTGCGTGGTGGAGGAGCCGAAGGACGTGGTCGCCGTCGAGCGCACCCGTGAGTTCCGCGGCCGGTATCACGTGCTGGGCGGAGCGATCAGCCCGATCGAGGGTGTCGGCCCCGACGACCTGCGCATCAGGGAGCTGCTGGCCCGCCTCGCGGACGGCGCGGTCACGGAGCTGATCCTCGCCACCGACCCGAACCTCGAGGGTGAGGCGACGGCCACGTACCTCGCCCGCATGATCAAGCCCATGGGCCTCAAGGTCACCCGCCTGGCCAGCGGCCTCCCGGTGGGCGGAGACCTGGAATACGCGGACGAGGTGACCCTCGGGCGCGCCTTCGAGGGGAGACGACTCCTAGATGTCTGA
- a CDS encoding YbaB/EbfC family nucleoid-associated protein, which yields MIPGGGQPNMQQLLQQAQKMQQDLANAQEELARTEVDGQAGGGLVRATVTGAGELRALKIDPKAVDPEDTDTLADLIVAAVQAANENAQTLQQQKLGPLAQGLGGGGIPGLPF from the coding sequence GTGATCCCCGGTGGTGGCCAGCCCAACATGCAGCAGCTGCTCCAGCAGGCTCAGAAGATGCAGCAGGACCTGGCGAACGCGCAGGAGGAACTGGCGCGGACCGAGGTCGACGGGCAGGCGGGAGGCGGCCTGGTGCGGGCCACCGTCACCGGTGCCGGAGAACTCCGCGCCCTGAAGATCGACCCGAAGGCGGTGGACCCGGAGGACACCGACACCCTCGCCGACCTGATCGTCGCGGCCGTACAGGCGGCCAACGAGAACGCGCAGACCCTCCAGCAGCAGAAGCTGGGCCCGCTCGCCCAGGGTCTCGGCGGCGGCGGTATTCCGGGACTGCCTTTCTAA
- a CDS encoding SLATT domain-containing protein, translated as MGQPEMRPEGPPQDGRGEGAAGPRPGDLMGRAFPLGDWGEPAERLDELYRWVECGALETAAWYLADRVGKRRSARVLRAGAAGGAVAGAALPLLDLTGVVGGVTAWGYLAMLLGVACVAGDRFFGFTSGWIRDVATAQAVQRRLQVLQFDWASESVREVLGPTDGTAGDAAERCLAVLRRFSEDVTELVRAETADWMVEFRTGAAPMGIQSAVTSGGRQDPGTVNGRFPMPGSAPTRPNMPRQRPPEPR; from the coding sequence GTGGGGCAGCCGGAGATGCGGCCCGAGGGTCCGCCTCAGGACGGGCGGGGCGAGGGCGCGGCGGGGCCGCGGCCGGGCGACCTGATGGGGCGGGCGTTCCCGCTCGGCGACTGGGGCGAGCCGGCCGAGCGGCTGGACGAGCTGTACCGGTGGGTGGAGTGCGGGGCGCTGGAGACGGCGGCCTGGTATCTCGCGGACCGGGTGGGGAAGCGGCGGAGCGCGCGGGTGCTGCGGGCGGGCGCGGCGGGGGGTGCCGTGGCCGGGGCCGCGCTGCCCCTGCTCGACCTGACCGGGGTCGTCGGCGGCGTCACGGCCTGGGGATATCTGGCCATGCTGCTCGGGGTGGCGTGTGTGGCCGGAGACCGGTTCTTCGGGTTCACGTCCGGGTGGATAAGGGACGTGGCCACCGCTCAGGCCGTGCAGCGCAGGCTTCAGGTGCTCCAGTTCGACTGGGCGTCGGAGAGCGTGCGCGAGGTGCTGGGTCCCACGGACGGCACGGCGGGCGACGCCGCCGAGCGGTGCCTGGCGGTGCTGCGGAGGTTCTCGGAGGACGTGACCGAGCTGGTGCGGGCGGAGACGGCGGACTGGATGGTCGAGTTCCGGACAGGGGCGGCGCCGATGGGCATCCAGTCGGCGGTGACGTCCGGCGGACGGCAGGACCCGGGGACCGTCAACGGACGGTTCCCGATGCCGGGATCCGCGCCCACCCGGCCGAACATGCCGAGGCAGCGGCCGCCGGAACCGCGGTGA